A region from the Lentimonas sp. CC4 genome encodes:
- a CDS encoding LysM peptidoglycan-binding domain-containing protein: MKISKVFGCVLCLHLGVIAVLIGVPGCGTTQPPTQTYQQNRTTTSSQSYQQPRSTNLTVSKSKEGLIPATREGGAIDPAFNAGFDASSDGRYAPNRPETEFVEFDEVTPQLEPIVSESVVPTVEVAGSSFDTYTVKKGDSLWAISKSQNVSLNELYAANGLNKNSVLKIGQQIQIPVEGSTATVSAVTADAYQPSNYNMATETYTVKGGDNLSNIAAKYNTSVSAIKASNNKSSDMIRVGEQLVIPVSGSSASRTSTAPKPTPAPKVSTTSVDASGIHTVKAGEYPATIARQYGMTASELLAINGITDPRKIQIGQKLKVSSTGSAANIATKTETIAAPVAPKPAAVNVTGPTVTASNNGPVEIRVVEADPLVEEDIVEINTDAMFENAVEIPVIRMDDQ; encoded by the coding sequence ATGAAAATTTCAAAAGTATTCGGGTGTGTCCTTTGTCTCCATCTCGGTGTTATTGCCGTTCTTATCGGTGTGCCTGGCTGTGGCACGACGCAGCCGCCGACACAAACTTACCAGCAAAATCGGACGACAACATCGTCTCAAAGCTATCAACAACCTCGCAGCACGAATTTGACGGTGTCGAAGAGCAAGGAGGGGTTGATTCCTGCGACGCGTGAGGGGGGTGCGATTGATCCTGCATTTAACGCCGGCTTTGATGCCAGTTCGGATGGTCGCTATGCGCCGAATCGTCCTGAAACAGAGTTTGTTGAATTCGACGAAGTGACTCCGCAGCTTGAGCCAATCGTCTCCGAGTCGGTTGTTCCAACCGTTGAAGTCGCTGGTTCCTCGTTTGACACATACACTGTGAAAAAGGGCGATAGCCTGTGGGCCATTTCTAAGAGCCAAAATGTTTCGCTCAACGAGTTATATGCGGCAAATGGCCTGAATAAGAATTCGGTGCTTAAAATCGGTCAGCAAATCCAGATCCCAGTCGAAGGTAGCACTGCGACTGTGAGTGCTGTGACTGCTGATGCGTATCAGCCATCCAACTATAACATGGCCACTGAAACTTACACGGTGAAGGGCGGCGACAATTTGTCTAATATCGCAGCGAAGTATAACACGTCGGTCAGTGCGATTAAGGCGTCCAATAACAAGTCATCTGATATGATTCGTGTTGGTGAGCAGCTGGTCATCCCTGTCAGCGGTTCATCTGCGAGTCGCACTTCGACTGCGCCAAAGCCAACACCTGCACCAAAGGTGTCGACTACATCAGTTGATGCGAGCGGCATCCATACCGTGAAAGCGGGTGAATATCCTGCAACGATCGCACGTCAGTATGGTATGACTGCTTCGGAGCTTCTTGCGATTAACGGTATTACCGATCCACGCAAAATTCAGATTGGGCAGAAGTTGAAAGTGAGCTCGACCGGTAGCGCTGCCAATATCGCAACCAAGACAGAGACGATCGCCGCTCCTGTAGCGCCTAAGCCTGCAGCGGTCAACGTCACTGGTCCAACAGTGACTGCTTCTAATAACGGCCCTGTTGAAATTCGAGTCGTCGAAGCTGATCCATTGGTTGAAGAGGATATCGTCGAGATTAATACAGATGCGATGTTTGAAAATGCTGTAGAGATCCCGGTCATCCGTATGGACGACCAGTAG
- the murD gene encoding UDP-N-acetylmuramoyl-L-alanine--D-glutamate ligase, protein MAGAYERVAIFGAGVSGQAARRLAAALGLDGCLFDEGGAGEASEFLQDDLSGFDAFIFSPGFALTHPWRMLAEGSGLPCYSELGFAALHWRGRLLGVTGTNGKTTITSLLCDALESAGQIAMEAGNIGTPLSDVVLSDANQAEAIAVCEISSFQAELPLGLQLDGLIWSNFAEDHLDRYDSMTEYFAAKAQLLSCLRADAPSVLGADVVAFDSRVVDIRNSIVVEGDSALVEALAPQSPFCIQPQRTNFALVAALCSALDLPEGALVDSANVFQLAAHRLSQVATWGEVSFWNDSKATNFHAALAALDALDAPIFWIGGGSGKGGDLDAFAQSVASKVEAAFVYGVSAPSLAEVLCPLHVRVEVHPDFVEAVEAAVRAALANAPSVVLLSPGFASFDQFPSYAARGKSFISTVLSLKDAHRPS, encoded by the coding sequence ATGGCAGGCGCGTATGAGCGTGTGGCAATTTTCGGGGCAGGTGTGAGTGGTCAAGCCGCTCGGCGATTGGCGGCTGCGTTGGGACTAGATGGCTGTCTGTTCGATGAAGGTGGCGCGGGCGAGGCATCCGAGTTTTTACAGGATGATCTGAGCGGGTTTGATGCGTTTATTTTTAGTCCTGGGTTTGCGCTGACGCATCCTTGGCGGATGTTGGCGGAAGGTTCCGGTCTGCCTTGTTATAGCGAACTTGGGTTTGCCGCGTTGCACTGGCGGGGGCGTTTGCTCGGTGTGACGGGCACGAATGGCAAAACCACAATCACTTCTTTGCTCTGCGATGCGTTGGAGTCTGCTGGGCAGATTGCGATGGAAGCGGGTAATATCGGCACGCCATTGAGTGATGTCGTGCTGAGCGATGCGAATCAGGCTGAGGCGATTGCGGTGTGTGAGATCAGTTCGTTTCAGGCGGAATTGCCGCTTGGTTTACAGCTCGATGGGCTGATTTGGAGCAATTTCGCCGAAGATCATTTGGATCGATACGATTCGATGACGGAGTATTTTGCAGCTAAAGCTCAATTGTTGAGCTGTTTACGGGCAGATGCACCTTCGGTGCTTGGGGCAGATGTGGTGGCATTTGATTCGCGAGTGGTGGATATTCGAAATTCGATTGTGGTGGAGGGGGATTCGGCGTTGGTTGAGGCGCTTGCGCCGCAATCGCCATTTTGCATTCAACCGCAGCGCACTAATTTCGCACTGGTGGCCGCGCTTTGTAGTGCGTTAGATTTACCTGAGGGTGCATTGGTTGACAGCGCGAATGTGTTTCAGTTGGCAGCGCATCGTTTATCGCAAGTGGCGACTTGGGGCGAGGTGTCCTTTTGGAATGACTCCAAAGCGACGAATTTCCATGCGGCATTGGCGGCATTAGATGCGTTGGATGCCCCTATTTTCTGGATAGGTGGCGGTAGTGGGAAGGGTGGCGATTTGGATGCATTTGCACAATCGGTCGCATCAAAAGTCGAGGCAGCATTCGTCTATGGTGTGAGTGCTCCGTCTTTGGCTGAGGTGTTATGCCCATTGCATGTTCGGGTGGAAGTGCATCCTGATTTCGTTGAAGCCGTCGAGGCCGCTGTCAGAGCGGCTTTAGCAAATGCGCCGTCAGTTGTTTTGCTGAGCCCAGGCTTTGCTAGTTTTGATCAATTTCCGAGTTATGCCGCCCGTGGAAAATCCTTTATTTCGACTGTTTTAAGTTTGAAGGATGCGCATCGCCCCAGTTAG
- the mraY gene encoding phospho-N-acetylmuramoyl-pentapeptide-transferase has protein sequence MLSYLADFEAYFGPLRLFRYITLRAAFAGLTALSIGFIMGPWLFAKLRQLSASQSLRTKDEVGELAELHASKSQTPTMGGLMICASVVVSSVLWARPNVYVYTGLVVYLGLTVIGFLDDYLKVVKKNSAGLSGRWKLAGQGLLTCVALAMLLLCPESADRMRELWVPFYKEVLWSQMSLFFMVPFLFLILAGSSNAINLTDGVDGLAIGCTVTAALAFAIMAYAAGNVVIADYLFISYLPGAGELAVVCSALLGASLAFLWYNSHPAEVFMGDTGSLALGGLIGMIAFMVHQPLTLIIVGGIFVMEAGSVILQVGSFKLRKKRIFRMSPIHHHFELKGWHENKVVIRFWILSLIFAMAGLATLKLR, from the coding sequence ATGCTCAGTTATCTCGCCGATTTTGAAGCCTATTTCGGGCCGCTCCGTCTCTTCCGTTACATCACGCTACGCGCCGCATTTGCCGGACTCACTGCGCTGAGCATTGGTTTTATTATGGGGCCTTGGTTGTTTGCCAAACTCCGTCAGCTCAGTGCGAGTCAGTCGCTTCGCACCAAAGATGAGGTGGGTGAGTTGGCCGAGCTGCATGCTTCAAAATCTCAAACTCCAACGATGGGGGGGCTGATGATTTGTGCTTCAGTTGTTGTGAGCTCTGTGCTGTGGGCGCGTCCGAATGTATATGTGTATACTGGGCTCGTCGTGTATCTCGGCCTGACGGTGATCGGCTTTCTCGATGACTATTTGAAAGTGGTGAAGAAGAATAGCGCCGGGCTTTCTGGTCGCTGGAAGTTGGCTGGGCAGGGATTACTGACCTGTGTGGCATTGGCAATGTTGCTGCTGTGCCCTGAGTCGGCCGACCGTATGCGTGAGCTGTGGGTGCCGTTCTACAAGGAAGTGTTGTGGTCGCAGATGTCTCTTTTCTTTATGGTGCCATTCCTGTTTCTGATTCTAGCGGGTTCGAGTAATGCGATTAATTTGACGGATGGCGTCGATGGTTTGGCGATTGGTTGCACGGTGACTGCTGCTTTGGCATTTGCGATTATGGCGTATGCTGCGGGCAATGTTGTCATCGCCGATTATTTGTTTATCAGCTACCTGCCTGGCGCAGGTGAGTTGGCGGTGGTTTGCTCGGCATTACTCGGAGCGAGTTTGGCGTTTCTCTGGTATAACTCACATCCGGCGGAAGTCTTTATGGGTGATACTGGTTCGCTCGCACTCGGTGGTCTCATTGGTATGATTGCGTTCATGGTGCATCAACCGCTGACGCTGATCATCGTTGGAGGCATCTTCGTGATGGAAGCGGGGTCTGTGATCCTGCAAGTCGGTTCATTCAAATTGCGCAAGAAGCGGATTTTTAGGATGTCACCGATTCACCACCACTTTGAGCTTAAAGGCTGGCACGAGAACAAGGTCGTGATCCGTTTTTGGATTCTATCCCTGATTTTTGCGATGGCCGGACTGGCAACCCTGAAACTCCGTTGA
- the murF gene encoding UDP-N-acetylmuramoyl-tripeptide--D-alanyl-D-alanine ligase, translated as MDKARTALARFDPQQLAAWSNGKWQSAILPTTISGFCFDARQLKPGECFVALSGGARDGHEFALQAVAGGAGSLLVERAQDLGVPQLLVEDSLLAMGAIGAGIRNGFINPVVGITGSCGKTSTKEMLRVLLGESRTHATAGNWNNRIGVPMTLFGLDAEPHDFAVIEAGINQPKEMAALGAMIEADLTIITNIASAHLELLGSLEGVAAEKSELVLHSRAHAPMVLPNSVFQYSAFTACAERALVLAVVDEVVSPEPKRVIRYRLDVAGVGQSTLQLSDGSTDELFQIASPSEGICVNAALAIVAARELGISNAVIRERLAAWEPASTRGRIATQGEQTLYIDCYNANPASMRDAIAAFGRSMPVEQARCYVLGAMNELGSDAIALHRKIGQQLRLRPEDRAFFVGPDVLTQAYYDGAIQAGSNPAQLTRSTDVEKIKSVVADFVGALFLKGSRSYALETLLPTTLG; from the coding sequence ATGGATAAGGCGAGGACAGCACTGGCACGCTTCGATCCTCAACAATTGGCTGCATGGTCAAACGGTAAATGGCAAAGTGCTATATTGCCGACGACAATCTCAGGGTTTTGTTTCGATGCGCGTCAATTGAAACCAGGCGAATGCTTTGTGGCATTGAGTGGTGGTGCCCGAGATGGGCATGAGTTTGCTCTTCAAGCGGTCGCTGGTGGCGCAGGTTCGCTGTTGGTTGAACGAGCTCAGGATTTAGGAGTTCCGCAGTTGCTCGTCGAGGATTCGCTGCTTGCGATGGGGGCAATTGGTGCTGGTATTCGCAACGGTTTTATTAATCCGGTTGTCGGTATTACTGGAAGCTGTGGGAAGACTTCGACTAAGGAAATGCTGCGTGTGTTGCTAGGCGAAAGCCGCACACACGCGACCGCAGGCAACTGGAATAATCGTATCGGAGTGCCGATGACTTTGTTTGGGCTGGATGCCGAGCCGCATGATTTTGCGGTGATTGAAGCGGGGATCAATCAACCCAAAGAAATGGCCGCACTGGGTGCGATGATCGAAGCGGATCTGACCATTATTACAAATATCGCTTCCGCCCATTTGGAGTTGCTGGGGTCGCTCGAGGGAGTGGCAGCTGAGAAGTCTGAACTCGTGCTCCATTCTCGGGCGCATGCACCCATGGTGCTACCAAATTCAGTGTTTCAATATTCTGCATTTACTGCATGTGCCGAGCGAGCACTGGTGCTTGCGGTCGTGGACGAAGTTGTGTCGCCTGAGCCGAAGCGTGTGATTCGCTATCGCCTAGATGTTGCTGGGGTGGGGCAGAGCACTTTGCAGTTAAGCGACGGATCGACGGATGAGCTGTTTCAAATCGCGAGTCCGAGTGAGGGGATCTGTGTGAATGCTGCGTTGGCGATCGTTGCCGCGCGTGAGTTGGGGATCTCTAATGCTGTGATTCGTGAGCGACTTGCAGCATGGGAGCCTGCGTCGACACGCGGCCGTATTGCTACGCAGGGCGAGCAGACTTTGTATATCGATTGTTACAATGCGAATCCTGCGTCGATGCGTGATGCCATCGCCGCGTTTGGACGTTCGATGCCCGTTGAGCAAGCGCGTTGCTATGTGCTGGGTGCGATGAATGAACTTGGCTCCGATGCGATTGCACTGCATCGGAAGATCGGTCAGCAGCTACGTTTGCGTCCCGAAGATCGCGCATTCTTTGTTGGGCCAGACGTGCTCACGCAGGCATATTATGATGGAGCGATTCAGGCTGGCTCCAACCCGGCTCAGCTAACTCGGAGCACTGATGTTGAAAAAATAAAATCCGTCGTTGCCGATTTTGTTGGAGCACTCTTTCTGAAGGGCAGTCGCTCCTACGCACTCGAAACACTTTTACCGACCACCTTAGGCTAG
- a CDS encoding UDP-N-acetylmuramoyl-L-alanyl-D-glutamate--2,6-diaminopimelate ligase produces MNPSVQELFEDIELVARKGNGERGVTCLITDSRRVVPGALFFAIGGLRTDGNYYVEEAVDRGAVTIITEQDLGSHFPIDFIQVKDVRETLALVSRRFYGNADEKLRIAGITGTNGKTTVSMLTQHLIGGHDSVGLLGTIRYDLGKRTLPSFKTTPESVDVHALLSQMVDNGCEEAVMEISSHGIDQKRIHGLDLDVAVFLNLTQDHIDYHKTMEAYFEVKKRLFTGATGKVPKAAVINVDCPYGARLHGELPGGVSAVTFGLSERALIRAENVQLFADRTEFDLIWPEGQAAVVSPLLGRYNVSNLLAALAIGRAKGYDILALLHELPSFPGVPGRMERIDAGQSVNVLVDYAHTDDALKNACEMLREITPGKLIVVCGCGGDRDRSKRAPMLRAALDGAATVFATSDNPRSESIEQIFEDMRAACTPACAQRVTFIDDRKRAISLALDVAGPDDCVLIAGKGHETFQEFDGTVIPFDDRQVAGELIRLKALNARNS; encoded by the coding sequence ATGAATCCTAGTGTTCAGGAGCTGTTTGAAGATATCGAGCTTGTCGCTCGTAAGGGTAATGGTGAGCGTGGCGTGACATGTCTGATTACTGATAGCCGTCGCGTCGTGCCCGGTGCATTGTTCTTTGCGATTGGTGGGTTACGCACAGATGGCAATTACTACGTAGAGGAGGCTGTGGATCGCGGGGCAGTCACGATTATCACAGAGCAAGACCTCGGTTCGCATTTTCCTATTGATTTTATTCAGGTGAAAGATGTGCGTGAAACACTCGCACTCGTATCACGTCGCTTCTATGGCAATGCCGATGAGAAGCTCCGCATTGCAGGCATCACTGGCACCAATGGTAAGACGACCGTGTCGATGCTGACGCAGCATTTGATCGGAGGTCACGATTCGGTCGGATTGCTTGGCACGATTCGTTATGATTTGGGCAAGCGCACGCTGCCCTCGTTTAAGACGACTCCAGAATCAGTCGATGTGCATGCGCTTCTCAGTCAGATGGTGGACAACGGTTGTGAAGAAGCAGTCATGGAAATCAGTTCACATGGGATCGACCAGAAACGCATCCACGGACTCGATCTCGATGTCGCGGTTTTCCTGAATTTGACGCAAGACCACATCGACTATCACAAGACAATGGAGGCGTATTTTGAGGTGAAGAAAAGACTCTTTACTGGTGCGACGGGCAAAGTGCCGAAGGCTGCGGTGATTAATGTCGATTGTCCGTATGGAGCGCGTCTGCATGGAGAATTGCCAGGGGGTGTGTCTGCTGTGACTTTCGGTCTGAGTGAGCGTGCTTTGATTCGTGCTGAGAATGTGCAACTCTTCGCAGATCGCACTGAATTTGATTTGATTTGGCCAGAAGGGCAGGCAGCTGTGGTGTCACCTTTATTGGGTCGCTACAATGTGAGTAACTTACTCGCAGCACTGGCTATTGGTCGTGCGAAGGGCTACGATATTTTGGCTCTGTTGCATGAGTTGCCCAGTTTTCCTGGTGTTCCTGGTCGCATGGAGCGCATCGATGCAGGGCAGTCAGTCAATGTGCTGGTTGATTATGCACACACCGATGATGCGTTGAAGAATGCTTGTGAAATGCTGCGGGAGATTACTCCTGGTAAACTAATCGTGGTGTGTGGTTGTGGTGGTGACCGTGATCGTAGCAAACGTGCACCGATGTTGCGTGCTGCGTTGGATGGTGCGGCAACTGTATTTGCCACTTCGGATAATCCACGTTCTGAATCGATCGAGCAAATTTTCGAAGATATGCGTGCCGCTTGCACGCCGGCTTGCGCTCAGCGCGTGACGTTTATCGATGATCGCAAGCGTGCGATTTCATTGGCGTTGGATGTCGCCGGTCCGGATGACTGTGTGTTGATCGCAGGGAAGGGGCACGAAACATTTCAAGAATTCGATGGCACGGTGATTCCCTTTGATGACCGCCAGGTCGCAGGTGAACTGATCCGCCTCAAAGCACTTAACGCACGTAACTCCTGA